The following proteins are encoded in a genomic region of Deltaproteobacteria bacterium:
- a CDS encoding outer membrane lipoprotein-sorting protein, which produces MMRTGMRKTRKRWTVFAVVVLFLAASSMTDVARCETAKEILEKAFDYYRGESSETEVDMIIHRPDWERKMTLKGWSKGREDALFRVIAPAKDAGNGTLKKDREMWTYNPKVNRVIKIPPSMMSQAWMGSDFSNDDLAKSDTILQDYTHEMMGVASQDNHKVYTIKLMPRPNAPVVWGMQHMKIRDDHILLQQSFFDEDMQLVKAMTTSDIVMLGGKLFPRIWYMRKGEDPDEYTQVIYKEAKFDIPITDGFFSISNLKDPRVR; this is translated from the coding sequence ATGATGAGAACCGGGATGCGGAAGACAAGGAAGAGATGGACGGTGTTTGCTGTGGTGGTTCTCTTTCTTGCGGCCTCGTCCATGACAGATGTTGCCCGGTGTGAAACAGCCAAGGAAATACTGGAAAAGGCCTTTGATTATTACCGCGGCGAGTCTTCAGAAACAGAAGTAGACATGATCATCCACCGTCCCGATTGGGAGCGCAAGATGACACTCAAGGGCTGGAGTAAGGGGAGGGAGGACGCCCTGTTTCGCGTCATCGCCCCGGCCAAAGATGCGGGAAACGGCACTCTCAAGAAGGACCGTGAGATGTGGACCTACAATCCCAAGGTAAACCGTGTTATCAAGATTCCCCCCTCCATGATGTCTCAGGCATGGATGGGGTCTGACTTTTCCAACGATGACCTGGCCAAGTCCGACACCATCCTTCAGGACTACACCCATGAGATGATGGGGGTGGCCTCTCAAGACAACCACAAGGTCTATACGATTAAGCTCATGCCCAGGCCCAACGCCCCTGTGGTTTGGGGAATGCAGCACATGAAAATCCGAGACGATCATATCCTCCTGCAGCAGAGCTTTTTTGACGAAGACATGCAGCTGGTGAAAGCGATGACCACGTCCGACATCGTCATGCTGGGAGGGAAGCTGTTTCCTCGAATCTGGTACATGAGAAAGGGCGAAGACCCTGACGAATATACGCAGGTAATATACAAAGAGGCAAAATTCGACATCCCGATAACGGATGGCTTCTTTTCCATATCCAACCTGAAAGACCCGAGAGTCCGATGA